From Bombus vancouverensis nearcticus chromosome 15, iyBomVanc1_principal, whole genome shotgun sequence, the proteins below share one genomic window:
- the LOC117166334 gene encoding tubulin alpha-1 chain produces MRECISIHVGQAGVQIGNACWELYCLEHGIQPDGQMPSDKFVGDDSFSTFFSETSSGKHVPRAVFVDLEPTVVDEVRTGTYKHLFHPEQLITGKEDAANNYARGHYTIGKEIVDLVIDRIRKLADQCTGLQGFLIFHSFGGGTGSGFASLLMERLSVDYGKKSKLEFAIYPAPRISTAVVEPYNSILTTHTTLEHSDCAFMVDNEAIYDICQRNLDIERPTYTNLNRLIGQIVSSITASLRFDGALNVDLTEFQTNLVPYPRIHFPLVTYAPVISAEKAHHEQLSVAEITNACFEPANQMVKCDPRHGKYMACCMLYRGDVVPKDVNAAIAIIKTKRTIQFVDWCPTGFKVGINYQPPTAVPGGDLAKVQRAVCMLSNTTAIAEAWARLDHKFDLMYAKRAFVHWYVGEGMEEGEFSEAREDLAALEKDYEEVGLDSVDVETDNADEY; encoded by the exons ATG CGTGAGTGTATATCTATTCATGTCGGTCAAGCTGGCGTTCAAATTGGGAACGCTTGTTGGGAACTTTATTGTTTGGAACATGGAATACAACCGGATGGACAAATGCCATCAGATAAGTTTGTTGGCGATGATAGCTTTAGCACTTTCTTCAGTGAAACCAGCTCCGGAAAACATGTGCCCAGAGCAGTATTTGTTGATTTGGAACCTACAGTAGTTG ACGAGGTTCGAACTGGGACGTACAAGCATCTTTTCCATCCAGAACAATTGATCACTGGCAAGGAAGATGCAGCAAATAATTATGCTCGTGGTCATTATACAATTGGTAAAGAAATTGTCGACCTGGTTATCGATCGAATTCGTAAATTAGCGGATCAATGTACCGGATTACAGGGATTTCTTATCTTTCATTCGTTCGGTGGTGGTACTGGATCAGGATTTGCTTCCCTATTAATGGAGCGTCTTTCTGTTGACTACGGAAAGAAATCTAAATTAGAATTTGCGATATATCCAGCTCCGAGAATTTCCACGGCAGTTGTTGAACCATACAATTCCATTCTTACCACTCATACGACTCTCGAGCATTCAGACTGCGCTTTTATGGTCGATAACGAAGCGATCTACGATATCTGTCAACGTAATCTGGATATCGAGAGACCAACTTACACTAATCTTAATCGGTTAATCGGACAGATTGTTTCTTCCATAACAGCTTCGTTGCGATTTGATGGTGCTTTAAACGTAGACTTAACCGAGTTTCAAACGAATTTAGTTCCTTATCCAAGAATCCACTTCCCTTTAGTTACGTATGCTCCTGTAATATCCGCCGAAAAAGCACATCACGAGCAACTCTCGGTCGCGGAAATCACCAACGCATGCTTCGAGCCAGCGAATCAAATGGTCAAATGCGATCCCAGGCACGGAAAATATATGGCTTGTTGCATGTTGTACAGAGGAGACGTGGTTCCAAAGGACGTAAATGCTGCAATCGCTATTAttaaaacgaaacgaacgataCAGTTTGTCGATTGGTGCCCGACAGGATTCAAAGTTGGTATAAATTATCAGCCACCAACAGCTGTACCAGGTGGAGATCTAGCTAAAGTTCAACGCGCTGTTTGTATGTTATCTAATACAACAGCTATTGCTGAAGCTTGGGCTCGTCTTGATCATAAATTCGACCTTATGTACGCTAAAAGAGCTTTTGTTCATTGGTACGTTGGAGAAGGCATGGAAGAGGGTGAGTTTTCCGAAGCTCGTGAGGATCTTGCAGCTCTTGAGAAGGATTACGAAGAGGTTGGGCTAGATTCGGTTGACGTAGAAACAGATAATGCCGACGAATACTGA
- the ytr gene encoding U4/U6.U5 small nuclear ribonucleoprotein 27 kDa protein yantar codes for MGRSRTPSPGRRRDRSRDRDRERERDRDRRRRRSRERRRRSVERDRVKSRDRERDRDRERDRHRRSYSRSRSRERDRPKPKLKPTTERPVITEADLQGKTPEEQEMMRIMGFCGFDTTKGKKVEGNDVGAVHVILKRKYRQYMNRKGGFNRPLDFVA; via the exons ATGGGACGTAGTCGTACACCTTCaccaggaagaagaagagatcgGTCTCGAGATCGTGATCGAGAACGCGAACGAGATAGAGATCGAAGAAGAAGACGTTCTcgtgaaagaagaagaag GTCCGTTGAACGAGATCGAGTAAAGTCGAGGGATAGAGAAAGAGATCGTGATCGTGAACGGGACAGACATAGACGTTCGTATAGCAGATCTAGATCAAGAGAAAGGGACAGACCTAAACCCAAATTAAAACCCACAACAGAACGTCCTGTGATTACAG AGGCTGATCTTCAAGGAAAAACACCAGAGGAACAAGAAATGATGAGAATAATGGGTTTTTGTGGTTTTGACACTACTAAAGGCAAAAAAGTTGAAGGGAATGATGTAGGAGCCGTACATGTTATTCTTAAACGAAAGTATAGACAATACATGAACAGAAAAGGAGGATTCAATAGACCATTGGATTTTGTagcataa